CCCATCTCTTCTGTATAGCTGACTTCCATTCCCACGGCGAGCTTTTCAAAATCCTTGTTCACCACGCTGTTTTGATGAAAATAGACATCGTATCCTTCCGGAGAGACGAGGAATCCATATCCCTGATCCGGGAAAATGACACCGATGCGGCCCCGCGGCTGCTTTTCATGACTCTTGACATCGCCTCGCTGCTCGCGGGAGAAATCTTCCAGCATCCGTTGGGCTGCGTCGAAGGCATCCCGCATTGCCACGAAGAGGTCCTCGTTCTGTTCCCGCTTGGTCACGACTTCCCCGCCGGGGACGGTCATGACGACGTGCACACTGTACAACTTCCCCGCGTGGGGATGCTTTTTCGGCTCATCCACGACGACCCGGCAGCGCATAATCTGGTTATAAAACCTGTCAAGGTTGTTGGCCCGTGTCGTGATTTCGTCCCTCATTTCTTCGCTGAGTTCAACGCCGTGTCCTGTAATCTGTAATGGAATGATCATCGTCTCCCTCCTTGATTCTGATTACGAACCTTAAAGTTTTTTCCAATTTCGTTGCCAAAGATACCGACGATAAAATCGCTGGACTCTCTTCCGATATTCATTCCCTCCTTTACCGTTCAACGGGTTTCCGAATCCGGAAAATGCAGTGCCACTAGGGCATTCCAACGCCGGCGATTGCTTCTCCGCACTTTGCGCATTGCGCGTTTTTCATCCTGATAGCGCCTAAAGAAAAACCGACTCTCTCGATCAGCAGTTCCCCACAGGAAGGACAATAGGTATTTTCACCTCCCTCACCCGGAACATTGCCCTCGTAAACGTACTTCAACCCGGCTTGCAATCCGATCTCCCTCGCTCGTCTCAAGGTCTTGACCGGTGTCCGGGGTTGATCCAGCAGCTTGTAGGTCGGATAAAACTGGGTCACATGCCACGGCATGGCGTCATCGACGGATTTTATAAATCCGGCGACTTCCTTCAGGAAATCCTCGGAATCGTTATGCGTGGGGATCAGGAGCGTTGTCAGCTCCACCCAGACGCCCAGTTCCTTCATGAGCTTGATGGTTTCCAGGACGGGCTGCTGTTTCGCCCCGCAGATCTTTTTATAAAAGGCATCATCGCCCTTGAGATCGATGTTGTTGCCATCGAGATAAGGGGCGATGAGCCGGGTCGCCTCCGGTGATGTATAGCCATTGCTCACAAACACGTTTTGAATTCCCTTTTCCTTCGCCAGTCTCGCACAATCGTAGGCAAACTCAAAAAAGATCGTGGGTTCGGTATAGGTGTAGGATATGCTGCGACAGCCCGCCCTTTCCGCTTCCCTCACAACCTCTTCCGGGGTTGTCTCTTCTCCGGGGATGCCCGGGTGTTCCTTGGGATACTGGGAAATTTCGCTGTTCTGACAGTGCAGGCACCGGAAGTTGCAGCCGACCGTTGCGATGGAGTAGGACCTGGAGCCCGGATGAAAGTGAAAGAGGGGTTTTTTCTCGATGGGGTCTATATTCCTGGCGATGAGCTTTCCGTAAACGAGAGTATAGAGCGTGCCGTCACGATTTTCCCTGACCGCGCAGATTCCTCTTTTGCCGGGCGCGATTTGACAGCGGTGGCTGCAGAGGCAGCACTGTACCTTGCCATCGCCGATTTTTTCATAAAGTAACGCTTCTCTTGCGGCTTTCGGAATTATTTCCATCTTGGCCCTCCATCTTTTCTCGATTTTGGCAGGGTTAACCTTCATGACATGAGGATTCTTTCCGAATTCTCATGCCGATGGCGCGGGCGGCAAGGATCCCGCTGGCGGAAGCCTGAAGCAGTCCCCGGGAGACGCCTGCTCCGTCACCGACAACAAACAGGTTGGGAATCCTGGTTTCCATTTCCGGGGAAACATCGATCCGGTTGGAATAAAATTTCACTTCGACGCCATAGAGGAGGGTATGGCGGGAGTACACCCCTGGTGCAAGCTTATTCAGTGCCTGAAGCATCTCCAGAATATTGACCAGGAGCCGGTAAGGAAGAACGAAGCTCAGGTCACCGGGCGTGGCATTGGAAAGGGTCGGGCGGGTAAGGCAGCGGGCAATGCGCCCCGGTGTGCTGCGCCGGCCGGAAAGGAGATCTCCGAGCCTCTGCACGATCACCCCTTTTCCCAGGAGATTGGCCAGCCTGGCGATATAGCGGCCATAGCCGATGGGATCGTCGAAGGGTTCCGTGAAGATGCTGCTCACGAGAATGGCGAAATTCGTGTTTTCGCTTTTTGCCGCCGTATGACTGTGGCCGTTCACCGCGGCGACGTTGTCAAACTCTTCGCACACGACTTCCCCGTAGGGGTTCATGCAGAACGTGCGGACCTTGTCATCGAAGGTCTTCGAGTAATGGATGAGCTTCGACTCATAGATGGCGTCGGTTATATCCTTGAGGACAATGGCCGGCAATTCCACCCGGACCCCGATATCCACCGGGCTTGCCTTGCTCTTCAGCCCCAGGAGCTCCGCCTGCCTTTTCATCCATCGCGAACCTGCACGCCCTGGAGCCGCAAGGACATATCGGCTGTATATCCTTTGTCCATCGGCAAGTTCCACGCCCTGAATCTTCCCTGCTTCCGTCAGGAGTTTATCGACGGGCGTATTTGTACGAATCTCCACGCGACCGGCAAGGGACTGCTGCAGATTCTGCAGAACAACGGAACAGTTTTCCGTACCGATATGCCGTACGCGCATGGGGACCAGTTCAAGATCGGCAATCCGCGCCCGGTCGGCAAGCTCTTCCACAGCGGCAGAGGTCTCCCCGTACAATCGAGCTGGGGCTCCATGGGCCACATAAATTTCATCCGTCCGGGAAAGAAGCTCCAGGAGTTCCTTTCTGCCGATGTAATCGCTCAGGAATCCCCCGACCTCGGTTGAGAGGGTTAATTTTCCGTCGCTGTAAGCCCCCGCTCCTCCCCAGCCGCAGAGCATATCCTGGGAACTTCCACGAGTCCGTTCGCTCAGATCCCTGCCCTGTTCGATCAGGAGGACCGGGGAAACTCCCAGGTCCGCGAGCGTCAATGCCGAAAAAATACCGCCGGGTCCGGCTCCAATTATGATCACCGCATATTCCATGGCAATCCTTTCGCAACGCACCCCATTCTATGAGATAAATATCCGCTATCACGAAAATATTGTCAATAGTAATGGAACGTAGGTTTTCCGTAAACTTTTTCAGGAAAGGCCGCCTCTTTTCCCTGCGAATGCCTCATTTTTTTGCGGAAATTCCACTTATTGCCAGAAAATTTTCTTGTGCGACTGTGCTTTATGTAATAATGAGCGAAATACATTATATATTCTCGCTGGATTGTCGTCATGACGCAACTTTTTAAAGAGAGAATTCGGAGGCAGGAGATAAAACAGATATGAACGACCTTTTTGAAATTGATGTCCAGAAGTGCAAGCGCGACGGAACCTGTGCCGCGGTCTGTCCATTGAAACTGATCACTTTGAGAGAAGAAGACAAGCTGCCCGTCCCGATTGAGCGGGCGGAAAAACAGTGCGTCCGCTGCGGTCATTGTGTCGCCGTTTGCCCCTTTGGAGCTTTGTCTTTGAAGGTCATGAAGCCTGAAGACTGCCTTCCCGTTGACCGGAAGTTGCTGCCCTCTGCGGAGCAGGCCCGGCATTTCCTCATGGCCCGGCGCTCGGTCCGCGTCTACAAACAACAGCCGGTGGATCGGGAAACAATAGCCGCCATGATCGATACGGCTCGTTACGCCCCTTCGGCGGTAAATATACAGCCGGTCAAGTGGCTGGTCATTGAAAGTGCCGAAGAGGTCAACCGTCTGGCCGGCCTGGTCATTGACTGGATGCGGCAGGTGATGATAGAGGACCCGGAACTGGCGAAAAGCCTCAACATGAAACGGTTTGTTGCCGATTGGGATAGTGGAGAGGATCGAATCTGCCGGGGAGCGCCCCATGTTCTTGTAGCTCACGCCGACGGGGCAATTGCCGTTGCCCAATCGTCCTGCACCATCGCCTTGACCTATCTGGAACTTGCCGCCTTTTCAAAAGGTCTGGGCGCCTGCTGGGCGGGATTCTTCACGAGAGCCGCCAACCTGTATCCACCCATGATGGAAGCGCTTTCGCTGCCTGAGCGGCATCAGGTCTTCGGGGCCATGCTTGTCGGTTATCCGAAGTACCGTTATTCCCGTATCCCGTTGAGGAAAAAGGCGTCGATCACCTGGAGGTAATCCATACGAACGCCAGGGAGCCCGATAAAGTTCAAGGGAGATCACAATGGTATATCTGGATAACGCGTCAACAACATACCCCAAGCCTGAAAAGGTCTATGCGGAAACGGATCGTTGTTTCCGGGAATACTGCGCCAACCCGGGTCGGGGCGCCCATGCCATGTCGCGTACGGCGGCACAGGGGGTTGCAGAGACAAGGGCCGCTCTCGCACGGTTTTTTAATTTCGATCCTCCCGAACGAATCGTCTTTACGAAAAATGCAACAGAGGCGCTCAATGTCGCCATCAAGGGAAGCCTGCATCAGGGAGATCATGTCATTGCCACGATGCTGGAGCACAATTCGGTCGTCCGGCCATTGAAGCAGCTTGAAAAGGAGCGTGGCATCGAGATTACTTTCCTCAAAGGAAATGCCCATGGCGAGGTTGCGCCAAGCGCCGTTGCAGCCCACATCCGCAGCAATACCCGCCTGATCGTCTGCACCCTTTCCTCCAATACCAACGGCATCATCATGCCGATTGCCGAAATAGGGGCCATTGCCCATCGACATGGGATTTCCTTTCTCGTTGACGGATCGCAGGGCGCAGGGTCGGTCGATCTTGACTGCAAGGCGATGAAGATAACCCTGCTGGCCTTTCCGGGGCACAAGGGCCTTTTGGGTCCCCAGGGGACAGGCGGTCTCTGTGTTTCGGCTGGGATTGAACTTTCATCGCTGCTCCAGGGCGGAACCGGGAGCGAATCAGAAAATCCCTATCAGCCGCATGCCTTCCCGGAGGCTCTGGAAAGCGGCACCCTCAACACACCGGGGATCATCGGGCTTGGGGCAGGGATTGAATTTATCCGCCGGAGGGGGCGGCAGAATATCGAGGATCACAAACAGCGGCTAATCGCCTATCTCCATGAGGCTTTGGCAGCGCAGCCGAAAATCCGCATCTACAGTCGAAGCGATTCCGGAAAGAATTCAGGCATTCTGGCGATCAATATCGGGGGAGTGCCATCGCTTTCAGTGAGCAGGATCCTCGATGAGAGATACGAAATCGCCACCAGGGCGGGACTGCACTGTGCGCCCTTTGCCCATGAGGTTTTGGGATATACCGTCGAGAGGGGCATCCTCCGGTTGAGCGTAAGCTGCTTCAACACTTTGGATGAAATGGATTATGCAGTCCATGCCCTGAGGGAAATCACTGAAAGATCGACGGGGAAACGTCGTACGCTGAGGAAGCAGACCTGCATGGACATGGTGTGTACGGCATGATATTGGAAAACGGTAATGAGATACCCACCGTCCAGGTCGGGTGCAGGACATACATTTGAGAGGACAGGGAATGCGCGCTCACGTTCTTCAGCATGTTCCATTCGAGGGACTCGGCAGCATCGAAACGTGGTTGAAAACGGCCGGTTATGAAATAACGAAAACGCCTTTCTTTCAAGCGGCATCCCTGCCGAATCCGGATGACATCGATTTCCTGATTATCATGGGCGGTCCGATGAGCGTAAACGATGAGGACGAGTATCCCTGGCTCCTCAAGGAGAAACGGTTCATCCGCCGCTGTATCGAGGAAGGGAAATCCGTTCTGGGAATTTGTCTGGGGGCTCAACTCATTACGAGCGCTCTGGGTGCCAGGATATACAAGAACTCCGCCAAGGAGATCGGCTGGTTTCCCATAAAGGCCGTCCCATCGATTGAAGGCGCTGTTTTCCGCTTTCCGCCTGTCACAGAGGTTTTCCACTGGCATGGCGAGACCTTCGATCTTCCGAGCGGCGCGATTCTCCTGGCGAGGAGTGAAGGGTGTGAAAACCAGGCATTCCAGCTTGGCCGGTCCGTTATCGGTCTTCAGTTTCACCTGGAGACCACGCCTGAGTCGGCGCGGCAGATCGTCGAGCATTGCCGAAATGAGCTGATCCCAGCGGCATATGTACAGTCCGAAGACGCAATCCTTGCCGCATCTCCTGAAAAATACGGAGCCATCAACAACCTGATGTCCAGGTTGCTCTCCTTTCTGCAAAATTCAAATCGACAGCCTTCCTGAGAGAATCTTCTGTGCCACGAGATTCTTGATATTGAGAAATAAATGTCTAAATCGGCCAGCGGATTTATGCCTTATTTCTTGAAAAATTTTTTTTAAATCATTAATATTAAACAAAGATTTATATAACCCAGGAGAATCGTCTGCATCTGCAACTGACCATGAGCCTTTCCCGGATCGGGAAATTCTCCGAGATCTTCCAGAAAGGGTTCGCGTTTCAGACCCGGGTGGGGATCAGTATCGGAAGTTTTCTTCGCGATGATCTGGCTCTGAGCCCGTCATACATAAAGGAGAAAATTGCCACCATTTTTCTGGACGGCAAAGCCGTGGACTCTCTGGAAACGGCCCTTCTCCGGGAGGGATCGACCCTGGCCCTGTCCTCCGCCATGCCGGGATTGGCGGGGGCCACCCTGCGCCGGGACGGTCCCTATGCCACCCTCAGGGCTTCGATCACCTACCGGGAAAACGCCGGAAATGCAGCCGTTGAGGAGGGAAGAATAACCGTCAAACTCTTCAATCTCCTGATCGCGGAGCTTGGTCCGTTGTTCCTGGAAAAAGGGATCATTCTCGATTCTTCGGAACTACGGGACTTCTTTTACAGGCAGGGAAGCGGTTTCCGGCAAGGATGCGAACGAATCCTGCTGGATGGAAAGGCCATGGATGAGGAATTCTCGTTATTGGAACCCCTTTCAACGGAAAACAGGGATGTGGTATTAAGAGTCCTTATGGAATCACCTCTTTTGAACCCTTGATCTCTTTGATCCTTATGCAAATTACCATCAAGCTTTTCGCCACTTTGCGCAAAGGGCGGTTTGAGGAAAAAAGCGTGGAGCTTTCTCCCGGAACGACCGTCGGCGGGGTCATTCGGGCACTGGAGCTTCCGGAGAAAGAGGTGACCCTGATCTTCATCAACGGACGTCATGCCGACCTGACGACGATCCTTTCCGCCGGAGATACCCTTGCCCTTTTCCCGCCGGTCGGGGGCGGATGATGAGGATGGATCTGACAGATTTTCTCCGCAGCCGGGCCGTCGACGGGTTTATCCCCTGGGCTGCCCAGCGCAAGGCCGCCGCGGCCTTCGATCTCACGGAGAGAGAGGTCGAAGAGACCGCCCTCAATCTGAATCTCCTTCCCCTTCGTTATCGGCGCAACCAGCAGACGATTTCAACGGCTCAGCAGCTTCGGCTCTTTTCCAGCCGCGTGGCGATCATCGGCTGCGGCGGTCTGGGAGGATATGTGCTGGAAATTCTGGCCCGCCTGGGCATCGGGACGCTCAAGGCCGTCGACCCGGATGTCTTTGAGGAACACAACCTGAATCGTCAGATCTTGTGCACCTTTTCCAGCCTGGGCTTTCCCAAGGTGGAAGCGGCGGCGAGAAGACTCGAAGAGATCAATCCCGTCGTTCGCCTTCTTCCCGTGCAGAAGAAGCTGGACCGGATCAATGGCCGCGAGATTCTCCGGGATATGGATGTGGTCGTGGACGGTCTGGATAGTGTCCCCTCGAGAATGATCCTGGCGGATCTCTGTCGGGAACTCTCTCTTCCTTTGGTTCATGGCTCGATCGGAGGCTGGT
This genomic interval from Syntrophus gentianae contains the following:
- a CDS encoding MoaD/ThiS family protein; this encodes MQITIKLFATLRKGRFEEKSVELSPGTTVGGVIRALELPEKEVTLIFINGRHADLTTILSAGDTLALFPPVGGG
- a CDS encoding HesA/MoeB/ThiF family protein, producing the protein MDLTDFLRSRAVDGFIPWAAQRKAAAAFDLTEREVEETALNLNLLPLRYRRNQQTISTAQQLRLFSSRVAIIGCGGLGGYVLEILARLGIGTLKAVDPDVFEEHNLNRQILCTFSSLGFPKVEAAARRLEEINPVVRLLPVQKKLDRINGREILRDMDVVVDGLDSVPSRMILADLCRELSLPLVHGSIGGWYGQITTQLAGDDTVRKIYGATDGQQGVEQTLGNPSFSPAAIAALQAAEVCKILLKEGTLLRNRILFVNLLDMEMVKNEL
- a CDS encoding nitroreductase family protein yields the protein MNDLFEIDVQKCKRDGTCAAVCPLKLITLREEDKLPVPIERAEKQCVRCGHCVAVCPFGALSLKVMKPEDCLPVDRKLLPSAEQARHFLMARRSVRVYKQQPVDRETIAAMIDTARYAPSAVNIQPVKWLVIESAEEVNRLAGLVIDWMRQVMIEDPELAKSLNMKRFVADWDSGEDRICRGAPHVLVAHADGAIAVAQSSCTIALTYLELAAFSKGLGACWAGFFTRAANLYPPMMEALSLPERHQVFGAMLVGYPKYRYSRIPLRKKASITWR
- a CDS encoding NAD(P)/FAD-dependent oxidoreductase, which translates into the protein MEYAVIIIGAGPGGIFSALTLADLGVSPVLLIEQGRDLSERTRGSSQDMLCGWGGAGAYSDGKLTLSTEVGGFLSDYIGRKELLELLSRTDEIYVAHGAPARLYGETSAAVEELADRARIADLELVPMRVRHIGTENCSVVLQNLQQSLAGRVEIRTNTPVDKLLTEAGKIQGVELADGQRIYSRYVLAAPGRAGSRWMKRQAELLGLKSKASPVDIGVRVELPAIVLKDITDAIYESKLIHYSKTFDDKVRTFCMNPYGEVVCEEFDNVAAVNGHSHTAAKSENTNFAILVSSIFTEPFDDPIGYGRYIARLANLLGKGVIVQRLGDLLSGRRSTPGRIARCLTRPTLSNATPGDLSFVLPYRLLVNILEMLQALNKLAPGVYSRHTLLYGVEVKFYSNRIDVSPEMETRIPNLFVVGDGAGVSRGLLQASASGILAARAIGMRIRKESSCHEG
- a CDS encoding HPF/RaiA family ribosome-associated protein, translating into MIIPLQITGHGVELSEEMRDEITTRANNLDRFYNQIMRCRVVVDEPKKHPHAGKLYSVHVVMTVPGGEVVTKREQNEDLFVAMRDAFDAAQRMLEDFSREQRGDVKSHEKQPRGRIGVIFPDQGYGFLVSPEGYDVYFHQNSVVNKDFEKLAVGMEVSYTEEMGDKGPQASSVIVL
- the amrS gene encoding AmmeMemoRadiSam system radical SAM enzyme → MEIIPKAAREALLYEKIGDGKVQCCLCSHRCQIAPGKRGICAVRENRDGTLYTLVYGKLIARNIDPIEKKPLFHFHPGSRSYSIATVGCNFRCLHCQNSEISQYPKEHPGIPGEETTPEEVVREAERAGCRSISYTYTEPTIFFEFAYDCARLAKEKGIQNVFVSNGYTSPEATRLIAPYLDGNNIDLKGDDAFYKKICGAKQQPVLETIKLMKELGVWVELTTLLIPTHNDSEDFLKEVAGFIKSVDDAMPWHVTQFYPTYKLLDQPRTPVKTLRRAREIGLQAGLKYVYEGNVPGEGGENTYCPSCGELLIERVGFSLGAIRMKNAQCAKCGEAIAGVGMP
- a CDS encoding type 1 glutamine amidotransferase codes for the protein MRAHVLQHVPFEGLGSIETWLKTAGYEITKTPFFQAASLPNPDDIDFLIIMGGPMSVNDEDEYPWLLKEKRFIRRCIEEGKSVLGICLGAQLITSALGARIYKNSAKEIGWFPIKAVPSIEGAVFRFPPVTEVFHWHGETFDLPSGAILLARSEGCENQAFQLGRSVIGLQFHLETTPESARQIVEHCRNELIPAAYVQSEDAILAASPEKYGAINNLMSRLLSFLQNSNRQPS
- a CDS encoding aminotransferase class V-fold PLP-dependent enzyme; translation: MVYLDNASTTYPKPEKVYAETDRCFREYCANPGRGAHAMSRTAAQGVAETRAALARFFNFDPPERIVFTKNATEALNVAIKGSLHQGDHVIATMLEHNSVVRPLKQLEKERGIEITFLKGNAHGEVAPSAVAAHIRSNTRLIVCTLSSNTNGIIMPIAEIGAIAHRHGISFLVDGSQGAGSVDLDCKAMKITLLAFPGHKGLLGPQGTGGLCVSAGIELSSLLQGGTGSESENPYQPHAFPEALESGTLNTPGIIGLGAGIEFIRRRGRQNIEDHKQRLIAYLHEALAAQPKIRIYSRSDSGKNSGILAINIGGVPSLSVSRILDERYEIATRAGLHCAPFAHEVLGYTVERGILRLSVSCFNTLDEMDYAVHALREITERSTGKRRTLRKQTCMDMVCTA